A portion of the Salmo trutta chromosome 1, fSalTru1.1, whole genome shotgun sequence genome contains these proteins:
- the LOC115196507 gene encoding somatotropin-2: MGQVFLLMPVLLVSCFLSQGAAMENQRLFNIAVNRVQHLHLLAQKMFNDFEGTLLSDERRQLNKIFLLDFCNSDSIVSPIDKQETQKSSVLKLLHISFRLIESWEYPSQTLAISNSQMVRNSNQISEKLSDLKVGINLLIKGSQDGVLSLDDNDSQHLPPYGNYYQNLGGDGNIRRNYELLACFKKDMHKVETYLTVAKCRKSLEANCTL, translated from the exons ATGGGACAAG TGTTTCTGCTGATGCCAGTCTTACTGGTCAGCTGTTTTCTGAGTCAAGGGGCAGCGATGGAAAACCAACGGCTCTTCAACATCGCGGTCAACCGGGTGCAACATCTCCACCTACTGGCTCAGAAAATGTTCAATGACTTT GAAGGCACCCTGTTGTCTGACGAACGCAGACAGCTGAACAAGATATTCCTGCTGGACTTCTGTAACTCGGACTCCATCGTGAGCCCAATCGACAAGCAGGAGACTCAGAAGAGTTCA gTCCTGAAGCTGCTCCATATCTCTTTCCGCCTGATTGAATCCTGGGAGTACCCTAGCCAGACCCTGGCCATCTCCAACAGCCAAATGGTCAGAAACTCCAACCAGATCTCTGAGAAGCTCAGCGACCTCAAAGTGGGCATCAACCTGCTCATCAAG GGGAGCCAGGATGGCGTACTGAGCCTGGATGACAATGACTCTCAGCATCTGCCTCCCTACGGGAACTACTACCAGAACCTGGGGGGCGACGGCAACATCAGGAGAAACTACGAGCTGTTGGCCTGCTTCAAGAAGGACATGCATAAG GTTGAGACCTACCTGACCGTCGCTAAGTGCAGGAAGTCGCTGGAGGCCAACTGCACTCTGTAA